TCGGAAAGCGGCCTGAGCTGCGCCGTCCCGCAATGACCCGCTCGCCGAACTGATCGCGCAAATTGAGCTTCTTGCGAGCATCACGGGCGTCATGAGCCGCGCGAAAGGCCAGCATCAACGGTGGAGAAAGCCGCTCCCTCTTTGGCGTAACGGTCATTTGCGGTCCCCATGTCGGTCGGCGCGCATGCAGCTTCGCGGGGCGGCAGTTTGCGTCTGACGGAACTTCGCGTAGCAGGTCCGGCGCGTAGGCGCCGGTTCTGCTATCAGCAACCGGCGCCAGGCGAGAGGCCGAAGATCAGGCCCATTCCTTGTTGGCCGCAACGTCCCAGCCGAAGGTCGGTGACGCGCCGGCGCCGCCTTTTTCCGTCTGGGTCTTGTACATCATTTTCACCTTCTGGAAGTTCAGGCTCACGTTTTCGGTGAGACGATCCTCGCCGTGCGATCCGCCGGTCGATACGCTGGTAACCAAAACGTTCTTCATCTCGATCTTGAGATATTCGAGCGGATGTTCACCGGCCTTGCGGACGGTGAGGATCGCGCTATCGATGTGCTTGCCGTTCGCACAAACTTTGAAAAGTTCGGGCGTGGCCTTGTCAACGAAATGAGTGAAATGGAGATCCTGAACGCTGACCTTGCCGGCGCCGCCGCCCGAGCCGCTGTGGAAAGTGCCGGTCTGGCTCTCGCCGAACGACCAGCTCAAGATATCGATTTCGTCCTTGTGCTTGTCGTCCAGCGACTCGCCCTTGATCGGATCGAGTTTCAAGAAGATGTCGACAGCCATAGCATAGTCCTCTCAAAATTCTGCATGTTTACGGTTGCGATGATGCGGCGTCAGGAGCTGGGGCCCGGCAGGCGCGAAACCAGACTGAGGCCGACGTCCATCGCCTCCAATTGAAAGTGTGGACGGAGAAAGAAGCGTGCGTTGTAATATCCCGGGTTCTCCTCGTTTGCTATGACCTCTACCTTCGCAGCGGCCAGCGGCTTGCGCGCTTTCTGAGCTTCTGACGACAGGGCTGGGTTGGCATCAACGTACTCGTTGATCCAGGTCTGCAGCCAGACCGTCAGCTCATCCTTCTCCTTCATGGATCCGATCTTGTCGCGAACCATGCATTTCAGATAGTGCGCAAAGCGGGAAACTGCGAACATGTAGGGTAGACGTGACGACAGGTTGTCGGATGCGGTTGCGTCCACACCCTTCTCGCCGAAATATTTCTTCGGCTTATAGAGCGACTGGGCACCGATGAAGGCGGCTTTGTCGGTGTTCTTGCGATGGATCAGCGGGATGAGGCCCGCCTTTGCAAGTTCGTGCTCGCGCCGATCGCTGATGGCAATCTCGGTCGGACATTTCAAATCGACGCCGCCGTCGTCAGTCGGGAAGGTATGTGTCGGCAGGTTGATGACTTCGCCGCCGGACTGCACACCGCGGATGCGAGTGCACCAGCCGAACTCCTTGAAGGCGCGATTGATGTTGGCCGCCATCGCATAGGCTGCGTTGATCCAACCGTATTTGTCGCCGGTGTGCCCGTCGGTCTCCTCTTCGAAGGCGAACTCTTCTACGGGCTCCGATTTCGCGCCGTAGGGAAGGCGACCTAGCGCACGCGGCATACACAGGCCGAGATAGCGCGAGTCATCCTGGTCACGCAGCCCCTTCCAGGCGGCATATTCCGGCGTGTCGAATACCTTGCCGATGTCGCGAGGGTTGGACAATTCGGTCCAGGAATCCATTCCCATCAGTGTGGGGTCGGCTCCGGTGAAGAAGGGCGCGTGTGCGGCGCCGGCGATCTTGCTGAGGTCGCGCAGCAACTGCACGTCGGTCGGGACGTGGCTGAAGTAGTAATCGCCGATCAGGCAGCCGAACGGTTCGCCGCCCAACTGGCCGAATTCGTATTCGTAGACCTGCTTGAACAGCGGACTCTGATCCCAGCGCGCATCGGGGTATAGCCGCAGGTTACGATACAGTTCGTTCTTGGAGACGTTCATTACACGGATCTTGAGCGTGGCGTCAGTCTCGGAATTGAACACCAGGTAGTGAAGGCCGCGCCAGGCACTTTCGATCGCCTGGAATTCGGGTGCGTGAAGGATCTCATTCATCTGCGCGGTCAACTTCTGGTCGATCCGCGCGATCATCTCCTCGATCGTGTCAAGCACGTCCGATTTGATAACGCTCGTGTCTTTCAACGCTTCGCGAACAAGCGTGGATACCGCGTTTTCAACTTCGGTCGCCGCACGTTCAGTGCGCGGCTTGAAGCTTTGCTTGAGCAGGGCGGCAAACTCGTCGGCCTCGACTGTCCCGACCTGGGTGGTGGTCTCTTTACGACTTGCTTCTTTTGCCATGGTCCCCATTCCTTCCTTTAGGTCTCAGCGTCGGGCTCAATTGACGGGGTCGTCGCGCGCTCCCGCAGCGCGGCCATCAGTTGCGGATCGCTGAGAAGTTTTTTCAATTGATCCTCTGCAGCCACCTTGCCATCCATGTAGCGCAGCAGGTTGGCGAGCTGTTCGCGTGCTTCGAGCAGTTTGGCCGTCGCTGGCACTTGCCGGGCAACCGCCACCGGCGTGAAGTCGGCCATCTTGTTGAAGCGCAGGTTGACGGAGAGTTTTTCGTCGGCGCCATCGCTGAGACGATTGGCGACGCGCGCGGTCACGCCGGGCTGGATTGCCGCCATGCGGTTGTCGAAATTATCCATGTCGAACTCGAGAAACTTGCGTTCCTCGACCTTCGCCTTTTCGACACCGGGGTTGTTGCCGGAAAGATCAGAGAGGACGCCCATGACGAACGGCAGTTCGATCAGCCGCTCGGCGTCATAGGGATCTTCGTATGTAATATGCACGCGCGGTGCGCGGTTTCGCCGAATGAATTTTTGACCGCTGTCCGTAGCCATGGTTCCCTCTCTCGAAATCGCTTTGGAAGCCGATTGCGCGACGCAGGTGCACAAGGCGTCTCAGCCTATGGTCGGCAAAGCTTCCTTATGTCGTGTTAGTCCCATCGAGCGAAAAGCGGGTTCAATTCGATTTATGGATTGTCTTCAGGGCGCCTTCGGGCAGGACGTCATCCAGCAAGCTGAGGAAGTCTCGTTGTGCCAGATCGCGCGCGCGATCGACCAAGAACGGGATCGGGCTGGAAGGTTCCGCGGCTCGGAAAAACGACGCCACGTTCGCCAGCAGACCCAAGGCCTGCGCTCTGGTTTCTACTGAAAAAACAATATCTTGAGCATCGTTCTCAGTCGTGGATGAATGCGAGGTGGCGAGCTCCGCCATCCGTTCGATCGGCAGGTCGAAGACCTTGTTGCGCCCGATGTTGATTGCAGCGCTCTCCACGTGGGAGGGCACCAGCATTCGCATCACCTCGATGAACGATTTGCCGACCATCTCCTGTGCCTGGCGCACCAGCAACAGCGCCGGGTTGGATGGTTCCATTCGGGAAAAATAGTCGGCGGCCGCGGCAAGCGCTGCGGAGGCCTGCGCCGACGAAGCCAGCGCGCCAATCGTGTCCGGCGGCACTTGCGCGTCGACGCGAGCCCCGTCTTCCGAAGGCGCGGCGATCGCGGCTGGATCACGCGCCGTGACGAGACCCGCAAGCCAGGCGGCCATGCCGTTTACCAAACCGGAGAGCCTGTCGAGGCTGATGGGTTGTCCGGAGTTCAACTTTTCGTGCCAGATCGCCTTGGTGTCGGCGATTTCGGCTGCAACTGCGGAGCACCGCGCGCTGGCGGCTTTGAGAGTGTCGAGGTCGGTCTCGCTGACGATGCGCTCGATGGTCGCGAGATCAGGCATGTCGACGTCGGCGTCGGCCGCGGGAATTTCGCCCTTGGCAACCTGATAGGCACGGTAGTTGAGGCTGCCGTACCTGCGGCTTTCGATCAGCGGAAGGAATTGGAGCGGGTTGATCACGGTCGGAAACACGTCGATCGCTTCGACCGTTACGGCGCGAAGCGCGTAGTCGCCGTCCTCGCCCCTCGGATGCACCGCCTCCCACTGCTCGCGCAGCAGCAAGTTGGTCGCCTTCAGGCAGCTGAGAAAGCCGTCGAGATCGCGGTTGAGGATGGAAAACTTGGCCAGCAGCAAGTTCAGACGCAGATCGCGGGTGCGCGCCAGAAGCGGTCGTGCGGCGGCAAACTGGCCGGCAAAATCGACCGCCTTCGGATCGAAGCGTCCGCGCTCTCCGCTGGCGTTGACGACCTCGAAGTACGACATCGGCAACAACGATTCCGCAGCTGCGAAGAAATTGAGATATTGCACGTCACCGAGGGCATCGAGATCCGGCCCGCAGGGATCGTCGGCGGCTATCGGCTGCGTCAGGGAGGCGACATCAAGCATGCGAGGACCGTCCTCTGCTCGGCCATGGCCCCTCTCCCGAACCAGTGACATCTGGCGGATCACGCAGGGGGATCATGATCCGATTTCTTATGGGTAAGATGCTCGCTGGTGCCGGTTCATTCCCGCGATCATGACATTTTCGCGTGAACCGGCAAGCTCTTGGAGCCGACTACTTGAGGCCCGGGGTGGTTCTTTCGACGGCTGCTGTGGCGCGTCAGGAGGGCCAGCTCGGGCGGACTTGCCCGGGCTGCCAGTCGCGGGCAGGATTTCCGTGGTTCTTGCAAGACGCCTGATCTGCTCTTTGCAGCCGATCATGTGGTTAGCCAGGGAGTTTAACGCCCACATGGGCCAGCTTACCCAGGATACCCGCCTCTGCGAACTCAAGACACCTCTCGGCAAGGACGTTCTGGTGTTTGCCGGGTTCGAGGCCTCGGAAGGTCTCAGCGAACTGTTCGAGTATCGTATCGAGTGTCTCAGTGAAGATGCCGACCTCGACTTCGACCGTGCGATTGGCCAGCAATGCACGCTCACCATAAAATTGCACGAAAAGGAGCGCGAGTTCAGCGGGATTCTGACGGAAGCCCAGTGGCTCGGAGTGAAGAACGACTATTTCAGCTACCGGATAGTGCTGAAGCCCTGGCTGTGGCTGCTGTCGCGCACCACCGATTGCCGGATCTTTCAGGACAAGAAAGCGCCCGACATTATCAAGGAAGTGTTCAACGAACGCGGTTTCACTGATTTTGAATCCAGGCTCACCGAAGAGGGCTCCTGCCCGAAGCTCGAGTACTGCGTGCAGTATCGCGAGACCGACCTGAATTTCGTGAGCCGGTTGATGGAGCAGCACGGCATCTACTACTTCTTCAAGCATGAGGGCGGCAAGCACACGCTGGTGCTGGCGGACTCCAAGTCGTCGCACAGCCCGATCAGCGGTCTCGCCACGATCCCCTACATCCCTCTGACCGGCGCGGACCGTCGAGGCGAGCAGCACATCTACGAATGGGTTTCGGAACGCCGATTTCGCACCGGAAAGATCGAGCTCAATGACTACAACTACCAGAAACCCAACGCGCAGATGATCAGCGACGCCAAGGGCTCCGAGCACTACACCCGCTCGGAGATGGAGTTCTACGACTATCCAGGCAAGTTCAAGGAAAAATCCGACGGCGAGCGATACGCGAAGATCCAGCTCCAGGCCGAGCAGGCGATGGATCGGCGAC
This genomic interval from Bradyrhizobium sp. CB82 contains the following:
- a CDS encoding type VI secretion system tube protein Hcp, yielding MAVDIFLKLDPIKGESLDDKHKDEIDILSWSFGESQTGTFHSGSGGGAGKVSVQDLHFTHFVDKATPELFKVCANGKHIDSAILTVRKAGEHPLEYLKIEMKNVLVTSVSTGGSHGEDRLTENVSLNFQKVKMMYKTQTEKGGAGASPTFGWDVAANKEWA
- the tssC gene encoding type VI secretion system contractile sheath large subunit codes for the protein MAKEASRKETTTQVGTVEADEFAALLKQSFKPRTERAATEVENAVSTLVREALKDTSVIKSDVLDTIEEMIARIDQKLTAQMNEILHAPEFQAIESAWRGLHYLVFNSETDATLKIRVMNVSKNELYRNLRLYPDARWDQSPLFKQVYEYEFGQLGGEPFGCLIGDYYFSHVPTDVQLLRDLSKIAGAAHAPFFTGADPTLMGMDSWTELSNPRDIGKVFDTPEYAAWKGLRDQDDSRYLGLCMPRALGRLPYGAKSEPVEEFAFEEETDGHTGDKYGWINAAYAMAANINRAFKEFGWCTRIRGVQSGGEVINLPTHTFPTDDGGVDLKCPTEIAISDRREHELAKAGLIPLIHRKNTDKAAFIGAQSLYKPKKYFGEKGVDATASDNLSSRLPYMFAVSRFAHYLKCMVRDKIGSMKEKDELTVWLQTWINEYVDANPALSSEAQKARKPLAAAKVEVIANEENPGYYNARFFLRPHFQLEAMDVGLSLVSRLPGPSS
- a CDS encoding type VI secretion system ImpA family N-terminal domain-containing protein, translating into MLDVASLTQPIAADDPCGPDLDALGDVQYLNFFAAAESLLPMSYFEVVNASGERGRFDPKAVDFAGQFAAARPLLARTRDLRLNLLLAKFSILNRDLDGFLSCLKATNLLLREQWEAVHPRGEDGDYALRAVTVEAIDVFPTVINPLQFLPLIESRRYGSLNYRAYQVAKGEIPAADADVDMPDLATIERIVSETDLDTLKAASARCSAVAAEIADTKAIWHEKLNSGQPISLDRLSGLVNGMAAWLAGLVTARDPAAIAAPSEDGARVDAQVPPDTIGALASSAQASAALAAAADYFSRMEPSNPALLLVRQAQEMVGKSFIEVMRMLVPSHVESAAINIGRNKVFDLPIERMAELATSHSSTTENDAQDIVFSVETRAQALGLLANVASFFRAAEPSSPIPFLVDRARDLAQRDFLSLLDDVLPEGALKTIHKSN
- the tssB gene encoding type VI secretion system contractile sheath small subunit — protein: MATDSGQKFIRRNRAPRVHITYEDPYDAERLIELPFVMGVLSDLSGNNPGVEKAKVEERKFLEFDMDNFDNRMAAIQPGVTARVANRLSDGADEKLSVNLRFNKMADFTPVAVARQVPATAKLLEAREQLANLLRYMDGKVAAEDQLKKLLSDPQLMAALRERATTPSIEPDAET